AAAAGGATTATCGATTCAGTGTCTGATACGGTTGATAAGAAACATTTGGTGTACACAGGAATTAGGAAAGGTACGGATGAACGAGAGACTGCGTTCTCGACGAAatatagttttattttctgtataCGTTTACTTCAgccttatataaaatattacaactGCACATAGTATTAGTCACTCCCAAACGTACGGTAGTATTGGTCGTGCGTCAACGATACATGTTGAGAATGGGTGCACAAGTGCAGTTGTTGCATCGCGAACGATCGATGGTAATGTCGGCCGATGACAATATTTTACGGTACTTACTCTTCGCCTTTCTCTTCGCGTACAATGTTCTCTCCTGTACATAGTAGTTGGCCAGGGTATGCCACTTCCTTATAGACAACAGATTACAGTTAGACGAATTTTTTGAGCGATCTTAACGTCTCCACAATTAAATTGTACATTCATAAGCGAACCGTCCGACTTAAACATTGATTGACACAGTACGAGTTAGGTGTCAGCCGCAAAACCATTCTCAGGCTAGTCGTTCAACACCAGAGAAGGATTGCACGAGGCTAATGTCTCAGGGAAACCTTACGTAAAATTTAATCGATGAAcacaatgtaaaaaaaaaacgtttacaGAGCAGGGCGTCGCGATAACGATAAGCACACGGTTTACAAACTAAAAGTGCAACGAACACTTGGCACTTTTTCTCTAGGATCATTTGCATACGAAATATAACGTAAAAACGTCGAAAGCTGTCCGCCGGTTCGATTAACGGTGGATTAACTGATGCGCCATTCTTCCGCTCGCTCCAAGATCGTTACATTCTAAATCGTTGCGTTATAAAAGAAACGTAAAACGGGCAACtagaaaaagaaatttgttaAACAGTGATAGTTTATTATACACAGTCGCGCGAAATAATTCGCCTTGTTCGGATAAATACCATTATCCACTTTATCTTTCCCTTTTCGCTACACGATACTTCGTTTGTACAAAATTGATTCACCGCAGGATGGCTAACACGACGAATCACACGAGAAAATGTTTTTAGTTCAACCTTCGCGTCAAGTCTAACATATTCATTTAGGACACAGTTTCTCGAGGGGTGCATTGAGGGAAgagtataattaatataaaaaaaagagaaaaaaatcctAATCGTGTGATCCATCCTTGGTGTTTCGTGTATACAAGTGTCAGGGCAGGAATATAATAACAGTCAGCGATATACAAAAATGCGATcggtcgttttaaaaaaattgagctaATCTTAAAACTACGCTTACGTTACTTTCGGACACGAACAGGGGAATCGATCGCCGTGTGCGCCAGCCTAGACTTCGTCGAACGTAAAAAGACAACGGTCGaaagaaagagaaggaaaatgAAATAGCAGCGAACACGATGAATCATTACTTTCCAGACTGTTGACAATTTAAAAGTTCGAACATCACGACAAACATCTATGCTAACAGAGCGACGTCCGGTCGATCGCGACTATCATTAACAGCGATTAATTTCTAGTTTATCCATCTTAATCGCCACGATCAAAAAGCGTAATAGTGTAGTCAATCGTCGCCGGGCTCGTCTAATCTCGAAAATAGTCCCGCGCTTCGCGTTCTCTCAACCACCGTCATTTCAACACGGCGGAGTTGGAGATTTCGTTCTTCAGGCCTTCGTTTCTTTGTCAGTATTAGTTTCTGTCACATAGGATCGTGGATCGTGTACACGGCCGGCTGATTAGCGAGCCTGCCGTAAGTGGTGTGAACAGATTTACGAGACAGTTTCCAGAACGGAATTGCTTGTTCGTATATCTCTTAGCATGCTAAAAGGACTTAAATCTATCGCCAATGATTCCTCggtgataaataaattaattacacgATTTAACGTTTACATCTTGGTGTTTCGACCGtactccaaaatttgtttatgatAAAAAAGAAGATACCTGAAAAGGAAACGTTATTTCACTGGGGCCTTTGGTAATAATTACTAACGGCAGCTGTTAAACACTGCCGCGGACTCACCCCTCGCTAGTCAGGACGTCTTTTAATCTTGCCCTGGTGATCAAATGATCGTCGCACTTGAACCATTGATCTCTTTGCTGCCGTATAAAGGCAGTGTAGTGCCCGGTCTCCAGCGAGCCCTCGTGGTTTATCACCGCGAACAAAGAGTATCTATTGTCGCTGAATGCCATGTCCTCTCCGTTCTTTGGCAGGCCGTCCATCATGGCGCTGTTGTTGTTGCCGTTCCGTCTGTGCGACATAAACGGCGTCATGTCCAGCTGTTCCGGGAACGAGATGAACGTCGAGATCTTCTTGTCCTGAATGCTAGAGTGTTCGAATCGTTTCAAGTGAAAGCTGGCTACGATGGGTAGCTGTTTCATCGTCAATTGCTTGGTGCTCTCTTGATAAGTCTGGCAATTGCTGCATTTTATTTTCGCGCTGGATCCCAAATGCTCGGCACGCGTGAACCTTTCTAGGCAATCTAACAACGAGGTAGGGGGGCCAGAACTATCGGAGCCGGACGCGCTAGCCGTCGGCCCCAAATCCAATGATATATCCCAAAACGGGTCTATCGTGGTCGACACTCCGctaaaaaaaaatgatcatTATCAGTACAGGTTCTTTTCATCCACGCCTACGCTTGCGCCGTGAGATTTTGTGTCGTACTTGCACGCCTGACAGACCACGTCGCTCTGAAGCCCTCCGGTAAAGATTTGATCGATGATGCAGTTGCAATGATGAGGGTTGTCCTTTACCAAAATCGGCGCCGCTTCGCAATGCCTATGCAGCACGTCGAGCGTGGCTATAAAGAATTCATGGGCATCCTGCTGTTCGTAGCCTGCTAAGTGCCTGGCGTGCGTCCAGATCAAATGGAGAAGCTTGTGAAGCGTCAGCGGCGCTTTGCTGCCAGAATAAAATTCCTGAAAAAGATGAGACACTTCGCAGACCAGACAGCGAGTGGGTTGAGGGCAGTGGTGACGATCAGCAAGGAAGTAATCTCTTAACAGTGGCGTGTGTATGAGTGCCTGTACGATGCAGTTCATGAAACATGTACTTCCAAGATTTATAAGTCCCCTGAGACctaaaaatattatgaaaagtTTTAATAAACGCTTGAATTTATTGGTACATGCGATTATCCTTGCGTCGGGTTTTGTCACAGCTCTTACCTATAGTGGAATTTTCGACGACACGCCTCCTGCGCGGATGCTTCCTCAACAAGTCTGCCTCTATCTGCGTCGGTTCCCATGCTCGATAAAATTCTCCAAAGCTCAGCGACTTTGCTGACTCGCTCCACTGTGTTTTAGCCACCCCCAATAATTCTCTATCGTATACATAATCGCCGCATTGGAAGCACAAAATATTTCCGTAACAAAGATCAACAGCTGCAACATAACGTTAGTGTAAGATGCACGCCTCTTTGGGTACGATACATTGTTGCTTAAGTATAATTACCTAAAAAATGCTTTTTCGTCTTCGCATGTTCCTGTATGTGACCTTTTACGTAGCAGCCAAAGAATATACAGTGAAGACACGAATGGAGGCGGTCTTTGTACGTTTTACATGTATGACATAAGCAGCTCACGGCCTAAAATATATAGGAATCGTATTTTCATTCTACTGTATTGGAAACTTGAAAAGACCGTGGTACAGACAAAGCAAGTTGTACAGATTAGATAAAAGCATCGTTCCAGGAAAGTTATGGTACGCTCTCGTAGATTAAAGCATGATAGGAAAGTTTATTCAATGAGACATCATAATTGCGTCGGACTATAAACCAATGCAAATATTCATCGGATCAAACGGTACCAGCCGAATCATAAATCTGCAATACCGTTATTTTACGCGAGCAAATCTGCAAGGAACTTTGTACCGGCGGAGTAACCAGGCACGGCGGCCATTTTTAAATCCATCATTATCCACGAATCGTCCACGAAAGTAACAGTAAAGGCCAAACAAAAGGAATTATATTATCAGCCCAATTTTCCTGCATCGTTTATCGCGGCGATTACTACCGGTTGCATGACTAATTCATTTAACCTCCGCAAAGGCAACTTGATTCCAAAATTACTCCATAACAATGGCTCCCTATCGAATCGAACGGTTTCGTGTTACAGTAATCGAAACCCCGCAGTAGAAAGGAGACGAGCAAACAGAGCGAGAAAGAAGGCCGGGGAAAGGGATCGCAGGCGGACAGTGGAGtttaaaatatatgtacatataaattCTATTCAATGTTTCCAAAGAGCGCGCATAGAGACTGATCGCTAAAATCGACCGTTGCACTCGAACAAGTAAACAAAGGCATTTTGGAACGAACGGTCACCTGACCTCGTCCCAGCGGCCATGAATGAACGGGCGAGAAAAAAAAGGCGAAGCAAATACGAAGGTGGCACGCGGCCGCTTTTTAAAGTTCTGCGAACAATACGTGTATGTTTGCGGAGCGAGTTGTCATTCTAGCTAGAATTTGCATGCCCCGTGACTAAAGATCGCGAGTGGGATCGACAAAGttagagggagagagatagaaTGATCTGGCGACTTCCGAGATTGCGAGGGTTCACGGTGCCGCAGCGATTCCTAATTTTTCCCAATTGCTCGTTTTATCGGCGCGACGAGACCGTCAGGGATAACGTCACGGAAGACGAGAGGCGGGC
Above is a genomic segment from Andrena cerasifolii isolate SP2316 chromosome 12, iyAndCera1_principal, whole genome shotgun sequence containing:
- the Not gene encoding ubiquitin carboxyl-terminal hydrolase nonstop, whose protein sequence is MSDHGCIHLNNFKAAKGIQPYKVIHSYFVTSTSTEARVRKAVSCLCHTCKTYKDRLHSCLHCIFFGCYVKGHIQEHAKTKKHFLAVDLCYGNILCFQCGDYVYDRELLGVAKTQWSESAKSLSFGEFYRAWEPTQIEADLLRKHPRRRRVVENSTIGLRGLINLGSTCFMNCIVQALIHTPLLRDYFLADRHHCPQPTRCLVCEVSHLFQEFYSGSKAPLTLHKLLHLIWTHARHLAGYEQQDAHEFFIATLDVLHRHCEAAPILVKDNPHHCNCIIDQIFTGGLQSDVVCQACNGVSTTIDPFWDISLDLGPTASASGSDSSGPPTSLLDCLERFTRAEHLGSSAKIKCSNCQTYQESTKQLTMKQLPIVASFHLKRFEHSSIQDKKISTFISFPEQLDMTPFMSHRRNGNNNSAMMDGLPKNGEDMAFSDNRYSLFAVINHEGSLETGHYTAFIRQQRDQWFKCDDHLITRARLKDVLTSEGYLLFYHKQILEYGRNTKM